A window of the Acidimicrobiales bacterium genome harbors these coding sequences:
- a CDS encoding LemA family protein, with protein sequence MIYVIILVVLIALVAFGASGFNRLRRADISAQEALGGIDVQLTRRADLLPNLVETVKGYAGHEKEVLEEITRARTRLAAAAKGDDVTAKAAADAQLQNALVNVNAVAEAYPDLKANTNFLDLQRQLAETENQISFARQYYNDAVATLNKLVSTIPWMFFSGIAGVGQRTFYEAPDGQQQAPTISFGN encoded by the coding sequence ATGATCTACGTCATCATCCTCGTGGTGCTGATCGCCCTCGTGGCGTTCGGTGCCAGCGGGTTCAACCGACTCCGTCGAGCCGACATCAGCGCCCAAGAGGCGCTCGGCGGCATCGACGTCCAACTCACTCGCCGTGCCGATCTCCTCCCCAACCTGGTCGAGACGGTCAAGGGCTACGCCGGGCACGAGAAGGAGGTGCTCGAGGAGATCACGCGGGCTCGCACCCGCCTGGCCGCTGCGGCGAAGGGCGATGACGTCACCGCCAAGGCCGCCGCCGATGCTCAGCTCCAGAACGCGCTGGTGAATGTCAACGCCGTCGCCGAGGCGTACCCCGACCTCAAGGCGAACACGAACTTCCTCGACCTCCAGCGCCAACTGGCCGAGACCGAGAACCAGATCTCGTTCGCCCGCCAGTACTACAACGATGCCGTCGCCACGCTCAACAAGCTGGTGTCGACCATCCCCTGGATGTTCTTCTCAGGCATCGCCGGCGTCGGCCAGCGGACCTTCTACGAGGCACCCGACGGCCAACAGCAGGCGCCGACCATCTCGTTCGGCAACTGA